GCTGGCGTTGGAACGTCGTCTTGTCAAGAAAATTACCACTTTCATAATGGAGTTGGGAAGCGGATTCAGTTTCATCGGTAATCAACATACATTAGCATACAATGATAAGGAGTATCGGGTTGATTTGTTGTTTTTCCATCGTCGTCTCCGTTCTATGGTTGCGATTGAGCTGAAAATCGGTGAATTCAAACCCGAATATGTCGGCAAAATGAACTTCTATTTGTCTCTATTGGATAAGCTGGAGAAAGCACCCGATGAAAATCCATCCATCGGTATTATCCTATGTGCAGAAAAAGACCATTTGGAAGTAGAATTAGCTCTGCAAGATATACATAAGCCGATAGGAGTTGCTGAATATCAATACTTGCTACCCAAGAATAAGTTGCAGGAGTTGGTTACTGATGAAATCAAAAAATCAAGAAGAAAGAAGTAATTACAAGTAAGTTTTAATAAGATTCCAATAAATTATGTCATCCTTGAAAAAGTTTACTGCAAATGGAATAAACCCATGTCAGGATTAAAATGTTATCAATCATTAGCATATTGTACAAAGATAGCCAAAACAAGAAAACATCACTCTTTCATTAATACCCGTTTCGAGACCCGTGGGACAATCACCCGATGAAACGGTTTGATAAAGAAAAAATAGACTTTCCCTATCCGGTTGTGATATTTCACCCACGTGGAGATTTCCGTGGTCTGCCTGCCTCTTTCTTCCGGGCAAATAAATACCGAAACGTAAAAAAGTAAATGACTATCATCCATTCGCATGATCGCCTCCCGTTCATTTTCCTCCACGATCAGGTTCTTTACCTGCGGAGTTCTCGTTTCGATCCCGAAAGGTTTCACGAGAAAGGCCCGGAATTTGTACAAGGCCCGGAGCCACACGGGATTATACGAGAATATTCTTGTAATGATCTCCGCCGGAGATAACCCGTTCACGTCGGTTTGTACCGAAAATGTGTCATGGTAATCCACCGGAAGATATTTTTCAATTAGCCGCCCCGTTTCGTTCGTATCATTCATTAGTGTGACATTTTAAATAGAAGTTCAAACTTCGATCTCGTAAATCCGGGAGTTCTCGCCCCACGGATGGTACCCTTGTCCGATATAGCGGAACCCGTATTTCTCGTAATACCCCACGTGTTCCGTTGAAAGGTACATGCGGCTGAATCCCGCCTTACGGGTATCTTCTTTCGCTTTTTCAATCAACAGCACGGCATAAGCATTTCCCCGGTACGCCTCTTCGATATACAAGGCACAAAGCCAAGGATACAGGTCCATCCGGCTGATAAAATCATTCGTGATCAAGCCGGCACATCCCATGATAATCCCCTCTTTTTCCAACAGATACCATTGTGGTAGAACATCCTCACTCCCCACGGCATGAGTGATACAATCCTCGTATATTTCCGGGGCTACTTCCGTCCACTTGCTGGGGAAATATTTTATGGCGACCTCTTTATATTCCGGGTTTTCCCGTACGGATATTACTCTCATCATCAATTCATATTTTAATTATTATACATTACTTTCCTGCCCGGTATTCATTGGGCGTTTTCCCGGTCATGCGGTGGAAAAACTTACTGAAAAAAGAGGGATTGGGAAAATTCAACTCGTCGGCAATCTGGTACACCAATTTATCACTATGGAGCAACTGAATTTTAACCTCCTGGATAACCGCCTCGTTGATCCAGTCCATCACCGTGTGATCACTAACCTGCCGGATCAAGGTATTCAAATAACGGGGAGTTAGGTACAAACGATCCGCGTAGAAAGCCACGTTACGCTCACGGATTGCGTACTTATTCACCAAGCTGAGAAACCGGTTAAACACTTCTTCCTGGCGGGTATATTTCGCATGTCCGACGGAATGACCGTTTTGTTGTAAATAGGCTATTTGATGAAACAGGGTTGAAATCAGACTTTGCACCGTACCTTTAGGAAAAGGAACATCATGTACCACTTCCCACAGCAAAGAAAAAATAGTCTCCAACCGTCGCTCAATCACCTCGTTCAACGACAGCCACAAGTAAAGCCGCCCTTGGAGATAAGCCATCAATTGCTCCTCTTTCTGCCAGCCTTCCATGAAACTATTGGCAATTCCCACCATCGACAATTCACAATCCGGAGACATTTCCACGAACTCGGCCACCGTACCGGGAGACGCCACCACCATTTGATGAGCCTTTATGG
The window above is part of the Butyricimonas paravirosa genome. Proteins encoded here:
- a CDS encoding helix-turn-helix domain-containing protein — protein: MKQNGLLNLALKQVQAWPIQPCNDYRFISEEFVIVRSVVGMRDLNSSLIVFGQPYRLTEGRIVHLRSGYVRIRANLHDLTIKAHQMVVASPGTVAEFVEMSPDCELSMVGIANSFMEGWQKEEQLMAYLQGRLYLWLSLNEVIERRLETIFSLLWEVVHDVPFPKGTVQSLISTLFHQIAYLQQNGHSVGHAKYTRQEEVFNRFLSLVNKYAIRERNVAFYADRLYLTPRYLNTLIRQVSDHTVMDWINEAVIQEVKIQLLHSDKLVYQIADELNFPNPSFFSKFFHRMTGKTPNEYRAGK
- a CDS encoding DUF2867 domain-containing protein gives rise to the protein MNDTNETGRLIEKYLPVDYHDTFSVQTDVNGLSPAEIITRIFSYNPVWLRALYKFRAFLVKPFGIETRTPQVKNLIVEENEREAIMRMDDSHLLFYVSVFICPEERGRQTTEISTWVKYHNRIGKVYFFFIKPFHRVIVPRVSKRVLMKE
- a CDS encoding GNAT family N-acetyltransferase; translation: MRVISVRENPEYKEVAIKYFPSKWTEVAPEIYEDCITHAVGSEDVLPQWYLLEKEGIIMGCAGLITNDFISRMDLYPWLCALYIEEAYRGNAYAVLLIEKAKEDTRKAGFSRMYLSTEHVGYYEKYGFRYIGQGYHPWGENSRIYEIEV